In one Streptomyces sp. T12 genomic region, the following are encoded:
- a CDS encoding sugar ABC transporter substrate-binding protein, whose protein sequence is MNIGNRSSRRMACTALALVLPLAALAACGGGSGTNTSAEKGSGTGTITVWAHQGQQSEAAAVQNAVKTFNSSQKKVKVKLTLIPDNDYTKTITTTDASKLPDVMEFDGPTMASFVYNQKLAAIDDYVSAKTLANATDAIKAEGEIDGKHYGLGIYDSGLGIYGNKKLLDAAGVKYPTGVSDAWTADEFTAAVKKLAAKDSDGKSLDIGEGGGFANEWGTYGFSPIVWSAGGSLLKNGKAEGALDTPAVASALKTFQSWKTYVDPNTDSNAFPKGRVALSWVGHWMYPAFSKALGGDLVVLPLPDFGNGPKTGQGSWAWGIGANTKNGKAAGAFLDSLMNDTNVTAMTTANGAPPGTKSVLATSDLYKQGGPLQLFADQLAKPCGDSDITKSCVAVTRPVTAGYPTVTAKFSQALSDIYGGADPKTALAKAARAIDQDYSDNDGYQLP, encoded by the coding sequence ATGAACATCGGCAATAGAAGTTCCCGCCGGATGGCTTGTACGGCCCTGGCCCTCGTCCTTCCGCTGGCCGCGCTGGCCGCCTGCGGCGGGGGCAGCGGCACCAACACCTCCGCCGAGAAGGGCAGCGGCACGGGCACCATCACTGTCTGGGCCCACCAGGGTCAGCAGAGCGAGGCCGCCGCCGTGCAGAACGCGGTGAAGACCTTCAACTCCTCGCAGAAGAAGGTCAAGGTCAAGCTGACGCTGATCCCCGACAACGACTACACCAAGACCATCACCACCACCGACGCCTCCAAGCTGCCGGACGTGATGGAGTTCGACGGCCCGACCATGGCGAGCTTCGTCTACAACCAGAAGCTCGCCGCGATCGACGACTACGTCTCCGCCAAGACCCTGGCCAACGCCACGGACGCCATCAAGGCCGAGGGCGAGATCGACGGCAAGCACTACGGCCTGGGCATATACGACTCCGGGCTCGGCATCTACGGCAACAAGAAGCTGCTGGACGCGGCCGGGGTGAAGTACCCCACCGGTGTGTCCGACGCCTGGACCGCGGACGAGTTCACCGCGGCCGTCAAGAAGCTGGCCGCCAAGGACTCCGACGGCAAGAGCCTGGACATTGGGGAGGGCGGCGGCTTCGCGAACGAGTGGGGCACCTACGGCTTCAGCCCGATCGTCTGGTCGGCAGGCGGCTCGCTGCTGAAGAACGGCAAGGCAGAAGGCGCTCTCGACACCCCGGCCGTGGCCTCGGCGCTGAAGACCTTCCAGTCGTGGAAGACCTACGTCGACCCCAACACCGACTCGAACGCCTTCCCCAAGGGCCGCGTCGCCCTCAGCTGGGTCGGCCACTGGATGTACCCCGCCTTCAGCAAGGCACTCGGTGGCGACCTCGTCGTGCTGCCGCTGCCCGACTTCGGCAACGGCCCCAAGACCGGCCAGGGCTCCTGGGCCTGGGGCATCGGCGCCAACACCAAGAACGGCAAGGCCGCCGGCGCCTTCCTCGACTCCCTCATGAACGACACCAACGTCACCGCGATGACCACGGCCAACGGTGCCCCTCCCGGCACCAAGTCCGTGCTCGCCACGAGCGACCTGTACAAGCAGGGCGGCCCGCTCCAGCTCTTCGCCGACCAGCTGGCCAAGCCGTGTGGCGACAGTGACATCACGAAGTCCTGCGTGGCCGTGACCCGCCCGGTCACCGCCGGATACCCCACGGTCACCGCCAAGTTCAGCCAGGCGCTGAGCGACATCTACGGCGGCGCCGACCCGAAGACCGCTCTGGCCAAGGCCGCCCGCGCCATCGACCAGGACTACTCGGACAACGACGGTTACCAGCTGCCGTAG
- a CDS encoding glycoside hydrolase family 32 protein, whose protein sequence is MSTAPRDLFRPVAHLRPPRNWINDPNGLVFHDGHYHAFYQYNPYGATHANMHWGHFRSPDLLTWEPLPIALSPTPGGVDADGCFSGNAVSDGNRLVAFYSAHREDRSPQHQPVTYATSHDGGLTFRPRGELVVPAWPESCTMYRDPYVWQDGDGWRMLVGAALADGRGTALLYESPDLENWTYLGPFDAREQEPVGGTELHTGEGWECPQYLPAQSGRPGALIFSAWNDDDSPRCVTALVGEEHGNVFEAGAPVLVDHGPDCYAPALLRAPGGRWLLWGWSVEAREEAWAVADGWAGVLTLPREISVGGDGTLRQQPAAELLDLRGEHAVHTEGVTDGPVDLGSVGRAFDLTARLEPTGNAGLRLLTTPDGSEYLDIRLDADTGELVVDRDHASLDTRARGGSYRMPCPVGRPVDVRVVVDHSIAEVFLTSTGQVLTLRFYPTGDGPWRLQARSAPNAHLGYAVDAWELRPLVIKEASGNSGEPEGQSA, encoded by the coding sequence GTGTCCACCGCGCCCCGTGATCTGTTCCGGCCCGTTGCGCACTTGCGCCCGCCCCGCAACTGGATCAACGACCCCAACGGGCTGGTCTTCCACGACGGCCACTACCACGCGTTTTACCAGTACAACCCGTACGGAGCGACCCACGCGAACATGCACTGGGGCCACTTCCGCAGCCCCGACCTGCTGACCTGGGAGCCGCTGCCGATCGCCCTGTCCCCGACCCCGGGTGGCGTGGACGCCGACGGCTGCTTCTCCGGCAACGCCGTCTCCGATGGCAACCGGTTGGTCGCCTTCTACTCCGCGCACCGCGAGGACCGCTCGCCCCAGCACCAGCCGGTCACCTACGCCACCTCCCATGACGGCGGCCTGACCTTCCGCCCGCGTGGCGAACTGGTCGTCCCTGCTTGGCCCGAGAGCTGCACCATGTACCGCGACCCGTACGTCTGGCAGGACGGCGACGGCTGGCGGATGCTGGTCGGCGCCGCCCTCGCGGACGGCCGTGGCACGGCCCTGCTCTACGAGTCGCCCGACCTGGAGAACTGGACCTACCTGGGGCCCTTTGACGCCCGCGAGCAGGAGCCGGTCGGCGGCACGGAACTGCACACCGGCGAGGGCTGGGAGTGTCCCCAGTACCTCCCGGCGCAGTCCGGACGGCCCGGTGCTCTTATCTTCAGCGCCTGGAACGACGACGACAGCCCACGGTGCGTCACGGCTCTGGTCGGCGAGGAACATGGCAACGTCTTCGAGGCCGGCGCGCCAGTCCTCGTGGACCACGGCCCTGACTGCTATGCACCCGCCCTGCTGCGTGCACCCGGCGGCAGATGGCTGCTGTGGGGCTGGTCCGTGGAAGCCCGCGAGGAAGCCTGGGCGGTCGCGGACGGATGGGCCGGCGTGCTGACCCTGCCTCGCGAGATCTCGGTCGGCGGCGACGGAACGCTGCGCCAGCAGCCCGCCGCCGAACTGCTCGACCTGCGCGGCGAGCACGCCGTCCACACCGAGGGCGTGACAGATGGCCCGGTGGACCTCGGCAGCGTGGGCCGCGCCTTCGACCTGACGGCCCGCCTGGAGCCGACCGGAAACGCCGGTCTGCGGCTGCTCACCACCCCGGACGGCTCCGAGTACCTCGACATCCGCCTCGACGCCGACACAGGCGAACTGGTCGTCGACCGCGACCACGCCTCGCTGGACACCCGGGCCCGCGGCGGCTCCTACCGGATGCCCTGCCCAGTCGGCCGGCCCGTCGACGTGCGCGTGGTCGTCGACCACTCCATCGCCGAAGTCTTCCTGACCTCCACCGGCCAGGTCCTCACCCTGCGCTTCTACCCGACCGGGGACGGCCCGTGGCGGCTACAGGCACGCAGCGCGCCCAACGCGCACCTCGGCTACGCGGTCGACGCCTGGGAGCTGCGGCCTCTCGTGATCAAGGAGGCGAGCGGCAACTCCGGTGAGCCCGAAGGACAGTCCGCATGA
- a CDS encoding LacI family DNA-binding transcriptional regulator: MARRIGIKDVAAAAGVSTATVSHILNGVEGKRASAETRQRVLRVADELGYAPNGLARGLRLRRSQTIGFVSDEIATTPHASRTILGAQEAAAAEGLVLLLVNTSGDAELERTSIEMLLQRQVDGVLYAAMYHRNVRVPESLGSTPTVLLDARSEDPAIPFVVPDEVQGGYTAVRELIDHGHRRIGMTVQTVDVPARQGRLEGYRKALAEVGVPYDPSLVAAETAVSFGTTAGDVDAGYRAARRLLTAEQRPTALFCFNDRMAAGAYRAAAELGLSIPGDLSVIGFDNQELVCEVVHPALSTVQLPHYEMGARAVAQLLALTKTPGRPPGPDSQEMLLCPLVARASVASPPRL, from the coding sequence ATGGCGCGCCGGATCGGGATCAAGGACGTGGCCGCGGCGGCGGGTGTGTCGACCGCGACCGTGTCGCACATCCTGAACGGCGTCGAGGGCAAGCGGGCCAGTGCGGAGACCCGGCAGCGCGTCCTGCGGGTCGCCGACGAACTCGGGTACGCGCCGAACGGCCTCGCCCGGGGGCTGAGGCTGAGGCGGTCGCAGACCATCGGCTTCGTCAGCGATGAGATCGCCACCACCCCCCATGCCAGCCGGACGATCCTGGGCGCCCAGGAGGCCGCCGCAGCTGAGGGCCTGGTGCTGCTGCTGGTCAACACCAGCGGCGATGCCGAATTGGAGCGCACCAGCATCGAGATGCTGCTCCAGCGGCAGGTGGACGGGGTGCTGTACGCGGCGATGTACCACCGGAACGTGCGCGTGCCGGAGAGCCTGGGCTCGACGCCCACCGTGCTGCTGGACGCGCGCTCCGAGGACCCCGCCATCCCCTTCGTGGTGCCCGATGAGGTCCAGGGCGGATACACGGCGGTGCGTGAGCTGATCGACCACGGGCACCGCAGGATCGGCATGACCGTGCAGACCGTCGACGTTCCCGCCCGGCAGGGCCGCTTGGAGGGCTACCGCAAGGCGCTGGCCGAGGTCGGTGTCCCCTATGACCCGTCTTTGGTCGCCGCGGAGACGGCAGTGTCCTTCGGGACGACGGCCGGCGACGTGGACGCGGGCTACCGGGCTGCCCGACGCCTGCTGACGGCGGAGCAGCGCCCCACGGCACTGTTCTGTTTCAACGACCGGATGGCCGCCGGCGCTTATCGCGCTGCGGCCGAGTTGGGACTGTCCATCCCCGGTGATCTGTCGGTCATCGGGTTCGACAACCAGGAGCTGGTCTGCGAGGTCGTCCACCCCGCGCTGAGCACGGTTCAGCTCCCGCACTACGAGATGGGGGCACGGGCTGTGGCCCAGCTGCTCGCGCTCACCAAGACGCCGGGCCGGCCACCGGGCCCGGACAGCCAGGAGATGCTGCTTTGCCCGCTGGTGGCGCGGGCATCGGTCGCTTCGCCGCCCCGACTCTGA
- a CDS encoding GH32 C-terminal domain-containing protein has protein sequence MSSARVSRHARIRMIAAVATVCALSAAPLAPQAVAADTPPYTETYRPQFHFTPQKNWMNDPNGLVYHKGEYHLFYQYNPNGNSWGDMSWGHAVSTDLVHWKELPLALSHDDKEMVFSGSAVVDWNNTTGFGTKKNPPMVAIYTSAYKNGGKQAQSLAYSTDRGRTWTKYQGNPVIDIGSNNFRDPKVQWYAPTKSWLMTVSLSAEHKVQFYSSKNLKDWKLQSEFGPAGATGGVWECPDLFPLAVDGDKNNIKWVLVVNINPGGIAGGSGSQYFIGDFDGKKFTADDKGTYTPPTGTVVQDFEGANFGSWTTTGTAFGQGPATGAVDWQGAVTGFDGKGLANSFHGGDGATGTLTSPEFTVDSPYLNFKVGGGRHPHEAGTVMDRTPPEGTVLADFEGGTYGDWTKTGDAFGTAPAPGTLPDQGQVSGFLGDGLVNTFLNGDSTTGTLTSPEFTIDKKYIKFLIGGGNHPADSDNPTAVELLVDGQVVRSSTGKDGEALNWASWDVGELAGKKAQIKIVDNNSGGWGHLNVDHIMLSDALAPRVSQETSVNLLVDGEVVRSATGADSESLDWASFDLRPYVGKKAQIQIVDMNNAGWGHILADQFTEADTAAKSVVQRADWADYGKDYYAAVSWENAPGGKRYMVGWMNNWDYGQSIPTSPWRSAQSVPREMALRTVDGQVRLTSKPVGSLESLRQQHPATASGITVNSTSKPLISRAAKGKALDIEATFSLKDAERFGLKVRTGAGGEETVIGYDTTTQELYVDRTRSGADDFNSTFPGVQTAPLKPKNGKVKLRILVDWSSVEVFGGNGEAVITDQIFPDPASTGVEVFAEGGTATLNHLQAWQLKSIWR, from the coding sequence ATGAGCTCTGCACGCGTATCCCGGCATGCCCGCATACGGATGATCGCGGCGGTGGCGACCGTCTGCGCCCTGTCCGCAGCCCCGCTCGCCCCCCAGGCCGTAGCTGCCGACACCCCGCCGTACACCGAGACCTACCGACCCCAGTTCCACTTCACTCCGCAGAAGAACTGGATGAACGACCCCAACGGCCTCGTGTACCACAAGGGCGAGTACCACCTCTTCTACCAGTACAACCCCAACGGCAACTCCTGGGGCGACATGTCCTGGGGGCACGCGGTGAGCACCGACCTCGTGCACTGGAAGGAGCTGCCGCTCGCCCTGTCGCACGACGACAAGGAGATGGTGTTCTCCGGCAGCGCGGTCGTCGACTGGAACAACACCACCGGGTTCGGCACGAAGAAGAACCCGCCCATGGTGGCGATCTACACCAGCGCCTACAAGAACGGCGGCAAGCAGGCCCAGTCGCTCGCCTACAGCACCGACCGGGGCCGCACCTGGACCAAGTACCAGGGCAATCCCGTCATCGACATCGGCTCCAACAACTTCCGCGACCCCAAGGTCCAGTGGTACGCGCCGACCAAGAGCTGGCTGATGACGGTGTCTCTGTCCGCCGAGCACAAAGTGCAGTTCTACTCGTCCAAGAACCTCAAGGACTGGAAGCTCCAGAGCGAGTTCGGACCGGCCGGTGCGACGGGCGGCGTGTGGGAGTGCCCCGACCTGTTCCCCCTCGCGGTCGACGGAGACAAGAACAACATCAAGTGGGTCCTGGTCGTCAACATCAATCCCGGTGGTATCGCGGGCGGTTCGGGCTCGCAGTACTTCATCGGTGACTTCGACGGCAAGAAGTTCACCGCCGACGACAAGGGCACCTACACACCGCCCACCGGCACGGTGGTGCAGGACTTCGAGGGCGCCAATTTCGGTTCCTGGACGACCACCGGCACCGCGTTCGGTCAGGGACCGGCAACCGGTGCGGTGGACTGGCAGGGGGCGGTCACCGGCTTCGACGGCAAGGGCCTCGCCAACAGCTTCCACGGCGGTGACGGCGCCACCGGCACCCTCACCTCACCCGAATTCACCGTGGACAGCCCCTACCTGAACTTCAAGGTCGGGGGCGGACGGCACCCGCACGAGGCCGGAACCGTCATGGACAGAACTCCGCCCGAGGGCACGGTACTCGCCGACTTCGAAGGCGGCACCTACGGCGACTGGACGAAGACCGGAGACGCCTTCGGCACCGCACCGGCCCCCGGCACCCTCCCCGACCAGGGGCAGGTCTCCGGATTCCTGGGAGACGGGCTGGTCAACACCTTCCTGAACGGCGACTCGACCACCGGCACACTCACCTCACCCGAGTTCACCATCGACAAGAAGTACATCAAGTTCCTCATTGGCGGCGGCAACCACCCGGCCGACTCCGACAACCCCACCGCCGTCGAGCTCCTCGTGGACGGCCAGGTCGTCCGCAGCTCCACCGGAAAGGACGGCGAGGCACTCAACTGGGCCTCGTGGGACGTCGGCGAACTCGCCGGCAAGAAGGCGCAGATCAAGATCGTCGACAACAACAGCGGCGGCTGGGGCCACCTCAACGTCGACCACATCATGTTGTCCGACGCCTTGGCCCCGCGCGTCTCCCAGGAGACGTCCGTCAACCTGCTCGTCGACGGCGAGGTCGTCCGCAGCGCCACCGGCGCCGACAGCGAGAGCCTGGACTGGGCGTCCTTCGACCTGCGCCCCTACGTCGGCAAGAAGGCGCAGATCCAGATCGTCGACATGAACAACGCCGGCTGGGGCCACATCCTGGCCGACCAGTTCACCGAAGCCGACACCGCCGCCAAGTCCGTCGTACAGCGCGCCGACTGGGCCGACTACGGCAAGGACTACTACGCGGCCGTGTCCTGGGAGAACGCACCGGGCGGCAAGCGCTACATGGTCGGCTGGATGAACAACTGGGACTATGGCCAATCCATCCCCACCTCCCCATGGCGCAGCGCGCAGAGCGTTCCGAGGGAGATGGCCCTGCGCACCGTCGACGGCCAAGTCCGGCTGACCAGCAAGCCGGTGGGCAGCCTGGAATCCCTCCGGCAGCAGCACCCGGCGACGGCGTCAGGCATCACCGTCAACAGCACCTCCAAGCCCCTGATCAGCCGCGCGGCCAAGGGCAAGGCACTCGACATCGAGGCGACCTTCTCCCTCAAGGACGCCGAGCGCTTCGGCCTCAAGGTGCGCACCGGTGCAGGCGGCGAGGAGACCGTCATCGGCTACGACACCACCACCCAGGAGCTGTACGTCGACCGCACCCGCTCCGGCGCCGACGACTTCAACAGCACCTTCCCCGGCGTCCAGACCGCACCCCTGAAGCCCAAGAACGGCAAGGTCAAGCTGCGCATCCTCGTCGACTGGTCCTCCGTCGAGGTCTTCGGCGGCAACGGCGAGGCCGTCATCACCGACCAGATCTTCCCCGACCCCGCCAGCACCGGCGTCGAGGTCTTCGCCGAAGGCGGCACCGCCACCCTCAACCACCTGCAGGCGTGGCAGCTGAAGTCCATCTGGCGGTGA
- a CDS encoding LacI family DNA-binding transcriptional regulator — protein sequence MGVTIADVASRAGVSKTTVSRVLNGKGEIHENTVVKVREAISELGYVPSAGAVGLARGTTQMIGMLVPDMAWAWAGIVQAVVETLEAEGFGLRMLTVNRGEESLRRLGLQVAAKSFDGLLVIEPEGALAAITELHEAGLPVVLIDDRFQRPGFPYVATTNREGGEQAARHLLDLGRRRPLVVTGPDEYGCTRERLGGFVDVYAQAGIELDPRSIICGDFLFDSSRGAVAQALADGVEFDAVFGHNDPSAAGVLAALHEAGLRIPQDVAVVGFDDIELASYTYPALTTVRQPMREMGEAAARLLLDHVRRSPEAAPSRIIPTSLVIRGSTLQPSPN from the coding sequence ATGGGAGTCACTATCGCCGACGTGGCCTCGCGGGCCGGCGTCAGCAAGACGACGGTCTCGCGGGTGCTGAACGGCAAGGGCGAGATCCACGAGAACACCGTCGTGAAGGTCCGCGAGGCGATCTCGGAGCTCGGCTATGTGCCGAGCGCCGGGGCAGTGGGGCTCGCACGCGGTACGACACAGATGATCGGCATGCTGGTTCCTGACATGGCCTGGGCCTGGGCCGGCATCGTGCAGGCGGTCGTCGAAACGCTGGAGGCCGAGGGCTTCGGACTGCGCATGCTGACCGTGAACCGCGGTGAGGAGTCACTGCGCAGGCTGGGCCTGCAGGTCGCCGCCAAGTCGTTCGACGGTCTGCTGGTGATAGAGCCCGAGGGGGCCCTGGCGGCCATCACGGAGCTGCACGAGGCCGGACTGCCGGTGGTACTGATAGATGACCGCTTCCAGCGGCCGGGATTTCCCTATGTGGCCACCACCAATCGGGAGGGCGGTGAGCAGGCGGCGCGCCACCTGCTGGACCTCGGTCGCCGTCGCCCTCTGGTGGTGACCGGTCCTGATGAGTACGGCTGCACCCGGGAACGGTTGGGCGGCTTCGTCGACGTCTATGCGCAGGCCGGGATCGAGCTCGACCCGCGCAGCATCATCTGCGGCGACTTCTTGTTCGACAGCAGCCGGGGCGCGGTCGCGCAAGCTCTCGCGGACGGCGTGGAGTTCGACGCGGTCTTCGGGCACAACGACCCCTCGGCGGCCGGTGTGCTCGCGGCCTTGCACGAGGCCGGCCTTCGGATTCCGCAGGATGTCGCCGTGGTGGGCTTCGATGACATCGAACTGGCGTCGTACACCTATCCGGCACTGACCACTGTCCGCCAGCCAATGCGGGAAATGGGTGAGGCAGCGGCGCGTCTGCTGCTCGACCACGTGCGCAGATCGCCGGAGGCCGCCCCCTCACGCATCATCCCCACCAGCCTCGTGATCCGCGGCTCGACGTTACAGCCGAGCCCGAACTGA
- a CDS encoding extracellular solute-binding protein yields the protein MRITTRHTVRTVQTLCLTVTAALVATGCGRSADSGAGNDAPAEIGAGKAKGTVVMWNLGDITPALKDMAKKFEQENPDATVKITSVPWDAAHDKLTTAIAGGNTPDMSMVGSTWMAEMAAMNAFQATPTSIKSSDFYPGQWDTTKYKDASYGVPFTADTTVVYYRTDLTEKAGIKGALAGDREGYLKDLKAIQATAGKQNPKLRNATGLVMGFNSWLFWVPMVWQQGGDIYDATTGKFTFDTPEVAKALEYWASVPKQGLAPTDRSDNVQNFRDGLIATYQEAAWNGASLHKDAPELDGKWKTMPVPYSEQPAGFAGGTDLAVFKEAKNPDAAWKFARFLTEPANLAAYAKATEGLPPSPQAWSDAKLSADENMKPFDEQLKVSKAQPAITTWQQIADAIDSELEKLALGKASVTEVQKALQSKATSIGTGR from the coding sequence ATGCGTATCACCACCCGTCACACCGTCAGAACCGTCCAGACCCTGTGCCTCACCGTCACGGCAGCCCTGGTGGCCACCGGCTGCGGCCGGAGCGCCGACTCCGGCGCCGGCAACGACGCGCCCGCCGAGATAGGCGCGGGCAAGGCCAAGGGGACGGTGGTCATGTGGAACCTGGGTGACATCACACCCGCTCTGAAGGACATGGCCAAGAAGTTCGAGCAGGAGAACCCGGACGCGACCGTCAAGATCACCTCGGTCCCGTGGGACGCCGCCCACGACAAGCTGACCACCGCCATCGCCGGCGGAAACACACCGGACATGTCCATGGTCGGGAGCACCTGGATGGCCGAGATGGCCGCCATGAACGCCTTCCAGGCCACCCCGACATCGATCAAGTCGTCGGACTTCTACCCCGGCCAGTGGGACACCACCAAGTACAAGGACGCCTCCTACGGTGTCCCGTTCACCGCCGACACCACGGTGGTCTACTACCGGACCGACCTCACCGAGAAGGCCGGTATCAAGGGCGCGCTGGCCGGCGACCGGGAGGGATACCTGAAGGACCTCAAGGCCATCCAGGCCACTGCGGGCAAGCAGAACCCCAAGCTGCGCAATGCCACCGGGCTGGTGATGGGCTTCAACTCTTGGCTTTTCTGGGTGCCGATGGTGTGGCAGCAGGGCGGTGACATCTACGACGCCACCACCGGGAAGTTCACCTTCGATACGCCCGAGGTCGCCAAGGCGCTGGAGTACTGGGCGAGCGTTCCGAAGCAGGGGTTGGCGCCGACTGACAGGTCGGACAACGTGCAGAACTTCCGGGACGGGCTGATCGCCACCTACCAGGAGGCCGCGTGGAACGGTGCCAGCCTCCACAAGGACGCCCCGGAGCTGGACGGCAAGTGGAAGACCATGCCGGTGCCGTACTCCGAGCAGCCTGCCGGGTTCGCCGGCGGCACCGACCTGGCGGTGTTCAAGGAAGCCAAGAACCCCGACGCGGCATGGAAGTTCGCCCGGTTCCTGACCGAGCCCGCCAACCTCGCCGCCTATGCCAAGGCCACCGAGGGCCTGCCCCCTTCGCCCCAGGCGTGGTCGGACGCGAAGCTGAGCGCGGACGAGAACATGAAGCCGTTCGACGAGCAGCTCAAGGTCAGCAAGGCGCAGCCCGCCATCACGACCTGGCAGCAGATCGCCGACGCCATCGACTCCGAACTGGAGAAGCTGGCCCTGGGCAAGGCCAGCGTCACCGAGGTTCAGAAGGCGCTGCAGTCCAAGGCCACCAGCATCGGCACCGGCCGCTGA
- a CDS encoding carbohydrate ABC transporter permease, translating to MTSMSTETLPGWGDTDKQSTAGPQRSAGRRRSPRRGMARGRQARAAWILAAPFLALFAAFMLLPLVWSLLMSLTDTSSADLRTPLNVSFIGFDNYVRLFQDDQFFTALRNTAVFVLVALPLTLAAGLAAAVALNSGIQRFRAVFRVGFYLPVITSIVAVAVVWKTLLEPRAGLVNLVLGWFGIDGPAWLADTRFALPVMIVMAVWRNLGTVMIIMLAGLQSVPQSLMEAAELDGAGPWQRFWRVTFPLLRPALLLTAVTTGIGYLQFFDEPFVMTDGGPLDSTLSATLYAYKQFGNGNYEMASAASYVIFVLIVALTVLQFRVLRDKD from the coding sequence ATGACATCCATGTCCACGGAAACGCTCCCCGGGTGGGGCGACACCGACAAGCAGAGCACCGCGGGGCCGCAGCGGAGTGCCGGACGCCGGCGCTCCCCGCGCCGGGGCATGGCGCGCGGCAGGCAGGCCCGGGCCGCCTGGATCCTGGCCGCGCCCTTCCTCGCGCTGTTCGCGGCCTTCATGCTGCTGCCGTTGGTCTGGTCGCTGCTGATGAGCCTGACCGACACTAGTAGCGCCGACCTGCGCACACCCCTGAACGTGTCGTTCATCGGTTTCGACAACTACGTGCGGCTCTTCCAGGACGATCAGTTCTTCACGGCCCTGCGCAACACGGCCGTGTTCGTCCTGGTGGCCCTGCCCCTGACGCTCGCCGCCGGGCTTGCCGCAGCGGTCGCACTCAACAGCGGCATCCAACGCTTCCGGGCCGTCTTCCGGGTCGGCTTCTACCTGCCGGTGATCACCAGCATCGTGGCCGTCGCCGTGGTGTGGAAGACGCTCCTCGAACCCCGCGCGGGACTGGTGAACCTCGTCCTGGGCTGGTTCGGGATCGACGGCCCGGCCTGGCTGGCGGACACCCGCTTCGCCCTGCCCGTCATGATCGTGATGGCGGTGTGGCGCAACCTCGGCACGGTCATGATCATCATGCTGGCGGGTCTGCAGTCCGTCCCCCAGTCGCTGATGGAGGCGGCAGAACTCGACGGCGCCGGGCCCTGGCAGCGGTTCTGGCGGGTCACCTTCCCGCTGCTGCGTCCCGCCCTGCTGCTGACCGCCGTCACCACGGGCATCGGCTACCTGCAGTTCTTCGACGAACCGTTCGTGATGACCGACGGCGGACCGCTGGACTCCACCCTGTCGGCCACGTTGTACGCCTACAAACAGTTTGGCAACGGCAATTACGAGATGGCGTCGGCCGCCAGCTACGTCATCTTCGTCCTCATCGTGGCGCTGACCGTGCTGCAGTTCCGCGTGCTGCGAGACAAGGACTGA
- a CDS encoding carbohydrate ABC transporter permease, whose translation MSTLSTLPTAQPGTDRILRRRRIRRTWGRPWLYLPLAGALLLMIAPFLWMLSGSFKPEADIRRVPPVLIPTAPTTANYGELFSTLDFTSMFANSVIVALAVTAGNLIFCSMLGYALAKLEFRGQRAVFLLVMGTLMIPGLVTFVPLYVLVSNMQLTGSMLGLILPFLAGPFGVFLMRQFISTLPDELIDAARVDGCRELAIFAKIILPLTKPALATLGIITFLGSWNNFLWPLVVAQNESQYTLPVGLALASSGQSFTRFGILLAGAVVVLLPVMIVFLLFQRQFVAGIATTGLK comes from the coding sequence ATGAGCACCCTCTCCACTCTCCCCACGGCACAGCCGGGCACGGACCGCATCCTCAGGCGCCGCCGCATCCGCCGGACCTGGGGCCGGCCCTGGCTGTATCTGCCGCTCGCCGGCGCCCTGCTGTTGATGATCGCGCCGTTCCTGTGGATGCTGTCCGGGTCGTTCAAACCCGAGGCCGACATCCGCAGGGTCCCGCCCGTCCTGATACCTACGGCGCCCACGACCGCCAACTACGGTGAGCTGTTCAGCACGCTCGACTTCACGAGCATGTTCGCCAACTCCGTGATCGTGGCCCTCGCCGTCACCGCGGGCAACCTGATCTTCTGCTCGATGCTCGGATACGCCCTGGCCAAGCTGGAGTTCCGCGGACAGCGCGCCGTGTTCCTGCTGGTCATGGGGACGCTCATGATCCCCGGCCTGGTCACCTTCGTACCCCTGTACGTGCTGGTGTCCAACATGCAGCTGACCGGGTCCATGCTCGGGCTGATCCTGCCGTTCCTGGCCGGACCCTTCGGGGTGTTCCTGATGCGGCAGTTCATCTCCACCCTGCCCGACGAACTCATCGACGCCGCCCGCGTCGACGGCTGCCGCGAACTGGCCATCTTCGCGAAGATCATCCTGCCGCTGACCAAGCCGGCCCTCGCCACCCTCGGGATCATCACCTTCCTCGGCTCCTGGAACAACTTCCTGTGGCCCCTGGTCGTGGCCCAGAACGAGAGCCAGTACACCCTCCCCGTCGGCCTCGCCCTGGCCAGCAGCGGACAGTCCTTCACCCGCTTCGGCATCCTGCTCGCCGGTGCCGTGGTCGTCCTGCTGCCGGTGATGATCGTCTTCCTGCTCTTCCAGCGCCAGTTCGTGGCGGGCATCGCCACCACCGGCCTGAAGTGA